TGGCGGTGCTGGTGGGGGCCTAGATTCTTGTTTTGACGCGTTTTCTTGACGCGAACCGGTATCCACTTCGCTGGAAAACGCTCTAGTTCCGGTCTTCCGGCAATGTCGGTAGCGGTGACACCTCGATGCCCTCGTCGATCAGCGACTTCGCCTCCTCTGGCGAGGCCTCGCCGTAGATCGGGCGGTGCTCCTTGTCCCCGTAATGCATCGCGCGGGCTTCGTTGGCAAAGCGCTCGCCGACATTGTCGGCGTTCTTCACGATGTGATCGCGCAGCTCTTTCAGCTTGCTGCGCAGCTCTTTCTCCTGCGCCATCAACAGCGAGGTCGGTCCTGACGGTGCAGCCTCGGGCGCGGGAGCAGCCGCGGGCTCAGGCGGCGGCGCTGCACGGCCGCGGCCCTTCTTGCCGACGATGCGCGGGGCCATGATGGCCTTCTCGACCTTGGCCGAGCCGCAGATCGGGCAGGTCACGAGCTTGCGCTTGACCTGCTGGTCATAGGCCGACGAACTCTGGAACCAGCTCTCGAAGTCGTGGTCGCGGTCGCAGCGAAGCGCGTAGCGGATCATGCCGATCCCCGCACCAGGTGCAGATGATCCGGCCCGGCCTTGGGATCGGCCACACCGAAGCGGCGACCGTGCTGGAGCGAGGGGATCGCGCGGCGTGCGGTCTCGACCTGAGCGGGGTCGATCCTGGCCATGATGATGCCGGGCTCGACGTCACCCTCGGCGAGGATCTCGCCCCAGGGTGAGATGATCAGCGAATGGCCGTAGGTCTCGCGCTTGTTCTCGTGGGTGCCGGCCTGGGCAGCTGCGAAGATGAAGCAGCCGGTCTCGATCGCGCGCGCACGCAGCAGCACGTGCCAGTGCGCTTCACCGGTCTTGCGGGTGAAGGCCGAGGGCACGGTGATGAAGGATGCGCCGCTCTCGGCGAGGGCGCGGTACAGCGCGGGGAAGCGAACGTCGTAGCAGATCGTCAACCCGACGCGGCCCCAGGGCAGGTCGGAGATCACCGCGGTCTCGCCCGGCTGGTAGTTGGCGGATTCGCGGTAGCTCTCGCCGTCCGGCAGCTCGATGTCGAACATGTGGATCTTGTCGTAGCTCGCCAGCACATTGCCCTCGGGCCCGATCAGGAAGGAGCGGTTGACCGCCTTCTCCGGCGAAAAGCGCAGCGCCAGCGAGCCGACATGGAGATGGATCTTCAGCTCCGCCGCGAGCGCGCGGTAGGCCTTCAGCGAAATGTCGTCCTCTTCGCTCTGCAGATGTTCGAACAGTGCCTTGCGGTTCAGCTGCATCATGTTGCTGACCTCGGGCGTCTGCACGTAGTCGGCGCCGTTGGCCGCCGCCTGCCGGATCAACTGCGTCGCCTGGGCGAGGCTCGGCTCGGGCAGCAGGCCGGTGCGCATCTGCACCATGGCGGCAGTAAACGTGCGGTTCTCGTTCATGACGTGGCCTTCACACCTTCGAGCATGCCGTCGAGCTTGCCCTCGCGATCGAGCGCGTAGAGTTCGTCGCAGCCGCCGACATGGGTTCCGCCGATCCAGATCTGCGGGAAGGTCGAGCCTTCGCCGGCGCGATCGTACATCTCCTCCCGCCAGGAGGGATTCTTGGCGACGTCGAATTCGGTAAAGGTCGCCTTCTTGCGGGTCAGCAGGGACCTTGCCGCGGAACAATAGCCGCAGCCCGGCCTGGTGTAGATCTCGACAGCAGCAGTCATGGCGTCTGGCGCTCTCATGTCATGAAGTCATTGAATTATATGGGACGAGGGCCGCTCTCGACAACCCGGGCGAAGACCAGCACGTCGACCTGGGCGGCTTTGGCCCGGAGCAGGGCCCGCGCACAGGCATCCAGCGTCGCCCCCGAGGTCAGGACGTCGTCGATCAGGACAATCCGGCGGCCCTGAATTTCCGCCTGACGGTCGAGGGATACCTGGAAAGCGCCCTGCACATTGGTGGCGCGCTGGGCCCGCGACAGGCCGATCTGCTGCTCGGTGGCCCGCACCCGGCGCAGCACCTCAGTCCTCGCCTTGACCCCACTCTGCCGCTCGATGACCTGCGCCAGCGCCCCGGACTGGTTGTAGCGGCGCCGCCAGGCCCGCCGCCAATGCAGCGGGACCGGCACCAGCATATCGGCGCCATCAAGCAGTTCGCCGCCCGCCCGCGCCATCCAGCGGCCCATCGCGGGCGCCAGATCGGTGCGGTCCTGGTATTTCAGCGCATGCACCAGCGTGCGCGCGACGTCGTCGTAACGCACGGCCGCGCGGGCGCGCTGGTAGGCCGGCGGGCTCGCGATCGCCTCCATCGACAGCATGTCGGGGCCGGGATCGTAGACGAAGGGAATGCCGAGCCGCGGGCAATAGGGCCGCTCGATGAACGACAGCCGCGCCCAACACGAAGCGCAGACACCCTCGCCGTGAACCGGCTCGCGGCACGACACGCACAACGTCGGCAGCGCGATGTCGAGCGCGAGTCGTGCGGTACGCGACAGGATGTGACGGCCGGCCGTCCATGCGGCACGCAGCGGTGCGGCGATGGAGCGGGTGCGGGCGGCTTCGACTTCCATGGGGGGAGGCTAGCGCCGCACAGGCCGGATTGCCAGAACCGTCGAGATCGGCGTAACCAGCGGCATGGCCCAGAACCTCCAGACCCCGCCCGCCTTATTCGATCGTGCCTTGCTGCATGCGCGGCAGCGGCGGGCTCAGGCGCAAGGTGCCGTGGGCTTCCTGCTCGATCGGGTCGCCGAGGACATGTCCGACCGGCTGGCCGCGGTGATGCGGGATTTCCATGCGGCGGCCGATCTCTGGACGCCCGGCGAAGGTCTCGCGGACCTGCGTACGCGGCTTCCGTCGATCGCGCACATCGCTCTCGATGCGGGTGGTGTAGAGAAACTGCCCTTCGCGCCGGAAAGCCTCGATCTCGTGGCCTCCGCGCTGGCGCTGCAATTCGTCAACGATTTGCCTGGCGTGCTCGCGCAAATTCGCCGCGCGCTGAAGCCGGATGGCCTGCTGCTGGCCGCGATGATCGGCGGCGACAGCCTGACCGAGCTGCGGCAGGCCTTTGCCGCAGCGGAGGCCGAATGCGAGGGCGGCGTGTCGCCGCGCGTGGCGCCGTTCGCCGACCTGCGTGACATCGGCGCGCTGTTGCAGCGGGCCGGCTTTGCGCTCCCGGTGACCGACGTCGACCGCGTCGTGGTGCGCTACGGCAATGGGTTCGCGCTGATGCAGGATCTCCGCCGCATGGGCGCGGCCAATGTGCTGATCGAGCGGCGGCGCACGCCATCGCGGCGCGCGACGCTGCTGCGGATGGCCGAAATCTACGCCGAGCGCTTTGCCGATGCCGACGGCCGTATCCGCGCGACCTTCGACATCATCTGGCTCTCCGGCTGGGCCCCGCATGCGAGCCAGCAGCAGCCGCTGAAGCCGGGTTCGGCCAAGGCGAGCCTGGCGGAGGCGGTGAAGAAGGCGGGGGAGACGTAGCGGTCTTGCCCCAAAACGCGGCGTCATCCTGAGGCGCGAGCCTCTTCGGCGAGCCTCGAAGGATGCTGGGGGGGCACCTTGGCGCCGTCGCCCTTCGAGGCCTCCGCTTCGCTCCGGCACCTCAGGGTGACGGCGATCTTCCATTCACATCAGCAGATCAATCAAATGCGGGATCAGCGGAATGTCCGCGGGCGGCATCGGGTAGTCGCGCAGCTTGTTGGCACGGACCCAGGCGAGGGTCTGGCCTTCTCGGGGCGTCACCTGCCCTTCCCAGCGACGGCAGATGTAGAGCGGCATCAGGAGGTGGAAGGTCTCGTAGCCATGGCTCGCAAAGGTCAGCGGGGCCAGGCACGGCTCGGCGACGGTGATGCCGAGCTCCTCGTGCAGTTCGCGGATCAGGCTCTGCTCCGGCCGCTCGCCGGGCTCACACTTGCCGCCGGGGAATTCCCAGAGGCCGGCCAGCGTCTTGCCCTCGGGGCGCTGCGCGATCAGGACGCGCTTGTCGGCGTCGACCAGCGCGCAGGCCACAACCAATGTCAGTTTCAGATCGGCCATACGTCAATGTCGCTCGCTGAAGATCGCCCGCAACGGTTTGTTAACCCCGTTGCGGCCCGGGTTTCCGAGGTTCCATAAGTCAGTTCCATAAGTCATATTTAATCCAGGGTTCCTAGAGTGGAAACGCTTAAACCGCTCCGGGCTCGAACCATGCGCGCTGCGCTCTCCACCATTATCCGCCGGTTCATTCACGACCGGCGCGGCAATATCGCGGTGATCTTCGCGATCGCCTGCGTTCCGCTGATCACCACGATCGGCTGCGCGGTCGACTATTCGCGCGCGACGCAGACCCGGGCCAAGCTTCAGGCCGCGGCCGATGCCGCCAGCGTCGGCTCGATCGCCAAGGCGTCGCCGGCCTTCAAGGCCGCAGGCTCGATGACCTCCGACGGTTCGATCGCGGTGGGTGTCACCGATGCCCGGAACATCTTCGACGCCAACCGTGCCAACCAGACCGGCTACACGCTCAACAGCGTCACGCCGACGGTGGTCAAGAGCGGCTCGACCGTCACCGCAACGGTCTCGTTCAATGCCACGATGAACACCATGTTCCTCGGCCTGATCGGCAAGACTGCGCTGGCGCTGACCGGAACGTCGACGGCGACGGCGAACATGCCGCTCTACATCGATTTCTATCTCCTGCTGGACAATTCGCCGTCGATGGGCGTGGCGGCGACGCCTGCGGACGTCACCACGCTGGTCAACGCGACCACCGGCAACAGCTTCAAGCCGAACGACAAATGCGCCTTCGCGTGCCACGACTACAACGACTCCAACAACTACTACAATCTCGCCAAGACCCTCGGCGTGACGACGCGGATCGACGTGTTGCGCAGCGCGACCCAGTCGCTGATGGACACCGCCGGCGCCACCCAAACCTATTCGAACCAGTTTCGCATGGCGATCTACGATTTCGGCGCGTCGTCGAAGACCATCGGCCTGCGCGCGCTGTTTGCGCTGTCGGCAAGCCTGTCCAGCGCCAAGACGGCGGCCGGCTCCATCGACCTGATGGGTGTCTACGGCAACAACGATTCCTACACGGCCGACAAGGACACGCAGTTCAGCACGGTTCTGCCGGCGATCAACAACGTGATCAGCGCGCCGGGCACCGGGACGTCCGCAGCGCCGCTGAAATACCTGTTCTTTGTTTCGGACGGCGTCGCCGACGAGTACAACACCGGCTGCTCCAAGCCGACGGTGAGCGGCGGACGCTGCCAGTCGCCGATCGACGTCTCGCTGTGCACCGCCATCAAGAACCGCGGCGTCAAGATCGCGGTGCTGTATACCACCTATCTGCAGCTCCCGACCAACCAGTGGTACATGGACTACATCGATCCCTTCAACAAGGGACCGTTCGGGCCGTCGCCGAACAGCGAGATCGCGCAGAAAATGGAGAGCTGCGCCTCGACGGGACTGTATTTCGAGGTGAGCCCGACGCAGGGCATTTCGGACGCGATGAACGCGCTGTTCAAGAAGGCGATCGCGGACGCCCGGATCTCGGGTTGAGTTGTGACCGTCACCCTGAGGTGGCCGCTCCTACAGCGGCCCTCGAAGGGCGACAGCCCGGCTTTCTCAACGCTGCGGCAGCACGGCCGATGCAGCCTTCGAGGCTCGCGTTCCGCGAGCACCTCAGGATGACGGTCGGAGAGTGGCAGTCCCTTACGACCTGTAATCGCCGTTGATCGCGACATACTCCTTGGTGAGGTCGCAGGTCAGCACGCGGTCGCGGCCTTTGCCGAGGCCGAGCGAGACCTTGATCGCGATCTCCGGCGCCTTCATCGCTTCCGACACTTGCGCCTCGTCATAATCAGGATCGCGCGCCCCGCTCCTGGCGACGCGGATGCCGTTGAAGGAGATCGAGAGCTTGTCGCGATCGGCCGGCTCGCCGGCCTTGCCGACCGCCATCACGACGCGCCCCCAATTGGCGTCCTCGCCGGCGATCGCGGTCTTGACCAGCGGCGAGTTGGCGATCGACATCGCGATCTTGCGCGCCGAGGCCTTGGTCTTGGCGCCCTCGACCGTGATCTCGACCAGCTTGCGCGCGCCTTCGCCGTCGCGGGCCACTTGCTCGGAAAGATTGGCGAGCACTTGATTGAAGGCTTTGACGAACGCTTTCAGGCGCGGATCACTGGCGCGGCTGATCTTCGGGGCGCCGTGCTCGGCGGCAGCGCCGGTGGCGAAGGCCAGCAGCGTGTCCGAGGTGGACGTGTCGCCGTCGATCGTCACCGCGTTGAAGGTGTCCTCGACGCCGGCCTTGAGCAGCGCCTGCAAGGCCGCGGGCGCGATCGGTGCGTCGGTGAAGATGAAGGACAGCATCGTCGCCATGTCGGGGGCGATCATGCCGGCCCCCTTGGCCATGCCGTTGATGGTGACCCTGGCCTTGCCGAGCTTGACGGTCGCGGTCGCGACCTTCGGGAAGGTATCGGTGGTCATGATCGCCTTGGCAGCAGTCAGGTAGTCGCCGGGCTCGGCGGCTTCAGCCAGTCGGCCCAGCACGCCGTCGAACTTGGTCGCGTCCAGTGGCTCGCCGATCACGCCGGTCGAGGCCAGGAAGATTTCGCCCTCGCTGCATCCGACCGCCTTGGCCGCGATCTTCGCGGTCAACGCGGTGGAGGCGCGGCCGGTCTTGCCGGTGAAGGCATTGGCGTTGCCGGAATTGACGACGAGCGCGCGGGCCAATCCTTTTTTAGAAGATCCGCCGCCTTTCAGTTTCGCACGGCACCATTCCACCGGCGCCGACGGGCATTTCGACTTGGTGAAGACGCCGGCGACCGCGGTGCCCTTGTCCATCACCGCCAGCAGGACGTCGGTGCGGTTCTTGTAGCGGATGCCGGCTTCGGCCGTCGCAAGACGAATGCCCGCGATCACGGGCATATCGGGAACGTTTTTCGGGGCGAGGGGAGAGACGGAGGAGGACATCACGGGGCGCCTTGGTGGGGTCTGGACATGCAGATGGCCGGACCATCAAGTGGCCCGGCCATTGCGACGTTAGATACCCTTGGCGTCCGTGAAGTGACAGCGAATTCTTGCGTCTTCGCGGTCTTACTTCTTTGCAGGCGGCGCCATCTTGCTGTCGGACGGCTTGGCTGCGTCCGCCGGCTTGGCGTCCTTGGCGGCATCGGCCGCCGGCTGGTCCAGCCGCTCGACCTTGGCTTCCGTACGCAGCTTGGCGACGTAGTCGGCCTGGGCCTTGCGGGTGACGTATTGCTCGATCTGGGCCTTGACCTGCTCGAAATCGGGCGCCTTGCGGTTGCGCTTTTCCTCGACCTTGATGACGTGCCAGCCGAACTGCGACTTGACGGGGTCGGAGATCTTGCCCGGCTCCAGCGCGAAGGCGACAGCCGAGAATTCCGGCACCATCTGCTCCTTGGTGAAGAAGCCGAGATCGCCGCCGTCGGCCGAGCCCGGATCCTTGGACTTCTTCTTGGCCAGCTCGGCGAAATCGGCGCCCTTGTCGAGCTCGGCCTTCACCGCCTTGGCCTCGTCCTCGGTCTCGACCAGGATGTGGCGGGCGCGCACTTCCTGCTCACCGGTGATCTGCTTGGAGGCCTCATCATAGACCTTCTTCATGGCGTCAGGGGTGGTGGCGGCCTTGCCTTCCTGAGCCAGCAGGCTGTCCATCAGCAGGCGGGTGCGGGCGAATGCCAGGCGTTTCTTGAACTCCTCGCTGTCGGCGATCTTCTTGTCCTCGGCGGCCTTGCCGACGATCTTCATGTCGATCAGGAAGGACAGCACGTTCTCGTCCTTGGTCGCCGGGTCCATCTGGGCGAGGCTCGGCCCGAGTTCCTCCTCGGCCATGGCGACGTCGCTCTTCTTGATTTCCGCGCCGTTGACCTTCGCCAGCACCGGATCGTCGGCGGCCCGGAGCGGGCCGGCGATCGCCAGGGACAGCGCCAAGGCGAGGCAGCCAGCCAGGGCGGACGCATGGCGGAAACGCTGGCCGGTGGTTGCCGGGAACGAGGTGGTCATGGAAAATCCTTATGTTGAAGCAGGGGGCTGCTCGAAGCGGGGCGGACACTCGCCCAATTCAGGGGGGCTTGGCAACGCGAAAAGTCTGTCAAAATGATGAATTAGCCGCAATGCGCCCGCCGTTGACAAGGCCCTGACCGGGCCATATCTCTGCCCGGTCGCGACCATGGCGATGGCGTTTATTTTGCTGCGTTTTTGGCCGTTGAACCCAGACTTGTCCAATTCCCACCCATATGGCGGATGACCCCCGCAGTCCGGGCTCTGACTCCACGAGGCGTCACGGTGAGTTGATGGGCAGGCGGGTGACAACTTCTTAGGCCCAACGCGGTTGAATCGCGAACACAGGAACCAGGCATGATCGGCGCGCTCGCCCGCAAGTTTTTCGGCTCCGCCAACGACCGGCGGGTGAAGGGATATCAGTCCCGCGTCAACGCGATCAACGCGCTGGAGGCAGAGGTCTCGAAGCTCTCCGACGAGGCGCTCAAAGCCCGCACCGAAGACTTCAAGAAGCAGCTCGCCGAGGGCAAGACGCTGGATGACCTGCTGGTCCCCGCCTTCGCCACCGTGCGCGAGGCCGCCAAGCGCACGCTCGGCCAGCGCCATTTCGACGTCCAGCTGATCGGCGGCATGGTGCTGCACGAGGGCGACATCGCCGAGATGAAGACCGGCGAAGGTAAGACGCTGGTGGCGACCCTTGCGGTCTACCTCAACGCGCTCGCCGGCAAGGGCGTCCACGTCGTCACCGTCAACGACTACCTCGCCCGCCGCGACTCCGGCTGGATGGGCCAGATCTACGGCTTCCTCGGCATGACCACCGGCGTGATCGTCCACGGTCTCGACGATGCCGAGCGCAAGGCCGCCTATGCCTGCGACATCACCTACGGCACCAACAACGAATACGGCTTCGACTATCTGCGCGACAACATGAAGTACCGGCTCGAGGACATGGTCCAGCGTCCGCACTTCTACGCCATCGTCGACGAGGTCGACTCCATCCTGATCGACGAGGCGCGCACGCCGCTGATCATTTCCGGACCGCTCGACGACCGCTCCGATTTCTACAACACCATCGACGGCTTCCTGCCCAAGCTCGACAAGACCGATTACGACGTCGACGAGAAGCAGCGCACGGTGACGCTGACCGAGGCGGGCATGGAGAAGATCGAGACCCTGCTGCGCGATGCCGGCCAGCTCAAGGGCGAGTCGCTCTACGACGTCGAGAACGTCTCCATCGTACACCACATCAACCAGGCGCTGCGCGCGCATACCCTGTTCACGCGCGACAAGGACTACATCGTGCGCGACGACGAGGTCGTCATCATCGACGAGTTCACCGGACGCATGATGGCCGGCCGCCGTTATTCTGAAGGCCTGCACCAGGCGCTGGAAGCCAAGGAGCACGTGCAGGTCCAGCCGGAAAACCAGACGCTGGCCTCGATCACCTTCCAGAACTATTTCCGGATGTACGAGAAGCTCGCCGGCATGACCGGCACGGCGTTGACCGAAGCCGACGAGCTCTTCGACATCTACAAGCTCGAGGTCGTGGAGATTCCGACCAACGTGCCGATCGGCCGCCTCGACGAGGACGACGAGGTTTATCGCACCCACAAGGAAAAATACACGGCGATCCTCGCCGAGATCGAGCGGGCCAATTCGCGGCTCCAGCCGGTGCTGGTCGGCACCGCGTCGATCGAGAAGTCGGAAGTGCTGGCCGAGTTTCTGAAGCAGAACGGCTACAAGCAGATCGATTTCGGCAAGGAGAACGCGCTCGACAAGCTTTACGCTGCCGCCCGCGCCGGCAAGCCGGCGAAACTGTTCGCGGTGCTGAACGCGCGCTTCCACGAGCAGGAAGCCTATATCGTCGCGGAGGCCGGCGTGCCCGGCGCGATCACGATCGCGACCAACATGGCGGGACGCGGTACCGACATCAAGCTCGGCGGCTCGCTCGAGATGCGTATCCCGAAGGAGACCGCGGGCATCGAGGACGAGGCCGAGAAGGCCAGGAAGATCGAGCAGATCAAGGCCGACGTCGAGCGCTTCCGCGACATCGTGCTGAAGGCCGAAGAGGTGGTCGAGATCGAGCCGGCGAAGGGCAGCAAGCCCGCCAAGACCGTGACCAAGCCCGGCGGCCTCTACATCATGGGCTCCGAGCGACACGAATCCCGCCGTATCGACAATCAGCTGCGCGGCCGTTCCGGCCGTCAGGGCGATCCCGGCCGCTCGAAATTCTTCCTGTCGCTGGAAGATGATCTGATGCGCATCTTCGGCTCGGATCGCCTCGACAGCATGCTGCAGCGTCTTGGCCTGCAAGAGGGCGAGGCCATCATCCATCCCTGGATCAACAAGGCGCTGGAGAAGGCGCAGCAGAAGGTCGAGGCGCGCAACTTCGACATCCGCAAGAACCTGCTGAAGTTCGACAACGTCCAGAACGACCAGCGCAAGGTGATCTTCGACCAGCGCGTCGACCTGATGAAGGACGAGAGCGTCGCCGAGAC
The sequence above is drawn from the Bradyrhizobium amphicarpaeae genome and encodes:
- a CDS encoding DUF1178 family protein: MIRYALRCDRDHDFESWFQSSSAYDQQVKRKLVTCPICGSAKVEKAIMAPRIVGKKGRGRAAPPPEPAAAPAPEAAPSGPTSLLMAQEKELRSKLKELRDHIVKNADNVGERFANEARAMHYGDKEHRPIYGEASPEEAKSLIDEGIEVSPLPTLPEDRN
- a CDS encoding carbon-nitrogen hydrolase family protein, which translates into the protein MNENRTFTAAMVQMRTGLLPEPSLAQATQLIRQAAANGADYVQTPEVSNMMQLNRKALFEHLQSEEDDISLKAYRALAAELKIHLHVGSLALRFSPEKAVNRSFLIGPEGNVLASYDKIHMFDIELPDGESYRESANYQPGETAVISDLPWGRVGLTICYDVRFPALYRALAESGASFITVPSAFTRKTGEAHWHVLLRARAIETGCFIFAAAQAGTHENKRETYGHSLIISPWGEILAEGDVEPGIIMARIDPAQVETARRAIPSLQHGRRFGVADPKAGPDHLHLVRGSA
- the grxC gene encoding glutaredoxin 3 — its product is MTAAVEIYTRPGCGYCSAARSLLTRKKATFTEFDVAKNPSWREEMYDRAGEGSTFPQIWIGGTHVGGCDELYALDREGKLDGMLEGVKATS
- a CDS encoding ComF family protein, which codes for MEVEAARTRSIAAPLRAAWTAGRHILSRTARLALDIALPTLCVSCREPVHGEGVCASCWARLSFIERPYCPRLGIPFVYDPGPDMLSMEAIASPPAYQRARAAVRYDDVARTLVHALKYQDRTDLAPAMGRWMARAGGELLDGADMLVPVPLHWRRAWRRRYNQSGALAQVIERQSGVKARTEVLRRVRATEQQIGLSRAQRATNVQGAFQVSLDRQAEIQGRRIVLIDDVLTSGATLDACARALLRAKAAQVDVLVFARVVESGPRPI
- a CDS encoding methyltransferase domain-containing protein; this encodes MAQNLQTPPALFDRALLHARQRRAQAQGAVGFLLDRVAEDMSDRLAAVMRDFHAAADLWTPGEGLADLRTRLPSIAHIALDAGGVEKLPFAPESLDLVASALALQFVNDLPGVLAQIRRALKPDGLLLAAMIGGDSLTELRQAFAAAEAECEGGVSPRVAPFADLRDIGALLQRAGFALPVTDVDRVVVRYGNGFALMQDLRRMGAANVLIERRRTPSRRATLLRMAEIYAERFADADGRIRATFDIIWLSGWAPHASQQQPLKPGSAKASLAEAVKKAGET
- a CDS encoding (deoxy)nucleoside triphosphate pyrophosphohydrolase — protein: MADLKLTLVVACALVDADKRVLIAQRPEGKTLAGLWEFPGGKCEPGERPEQSLIRELHEELGITVAEPCLAPLTFASHGYETFHLLMPLYICRRWEGQVTPREGQTLAWVRANKLRDYPMPPADIPLIPHLIDLLM
- a CDS encoding TadE/TadG family type IV pilus assembly protein → MRAALSTIIRRFIHDRRGNIAVIFAIACVPLITTIGCAVDYSRATQTRAKLQAAADAASVGSIAKASPAFKAAGSMTSDGSIAVGVTDARNIFDANRANQTGYTLNSVTPTVVKSGSTVTATVSFNATMNTMFLGLIGKTALALTGTSTATANMPLYIDFYLLLDNSPSMGVAATPADVTTLVNATTGNSFKPNDKCAFACHDYNDSNNYYNLAKTLGVTTRIDVLRSATQSLMDTAGATQTYSNQFRMAIYDFGASSKTIGLRALFALSASLSSAKTAAGSIDLMGVYGNNDSYTADKDTQFSTVLPAINNVISAPGTGTSAAPLKYLFFVSDGVADEYNTGCSKPTVSGGRCQSPIDVSLCTAIKNRGVKIAVLYTTYLQLPTNQWYMDYIDPFNKGPFGPSPNSEIAQKMESCASTGLYFEVSPTQGISDAMNALFKKAIADARISG
- the argJ gene encoding bifunctional glutamate N-acetyltransferase/amino-acid acetyltransferase ArgJ, producing the protein MSSSVSPLAPKNVPDMPVIAGIRLATAEAGIRYKNRTDVLLAVMDKGTAVAGVFTKSKCPSAPVEWCRAKLKGGGSSKKGLARALVVNSGNANAFTGKTGRASTALTAKIAAKAVGCSEGEIFLASTGVIGEPLDATKFDGVLGRLAEAAEPGDYLTAAKAIMTTDTFPKVATATVKLGKARVTINGMAKGAGMIAPDMATMLSFIFTDAPIAPAALQALLKAGVEDTFNAVTIDGDTSTSDTLLAFATGAAAEHGAPKISRASDPRLKAFVKAFNQVLANLSEQVARDGEGARKLVEITVEGAKTKASARKIAMSIANSPLVKTAIAGEDANWGRVVMAVGKAGEPADRDKLSISFNGIRVARSGARDPDYDEAQVSEAMKAPEIAIKVSLGLGKGRDRVLTCDLTKEYVAINGDYRS
- a CDS encoding peptidylprolyl isomerase; protein product: MTTSFPATTGQRFRHASALAGCLALALSLAIAGPLRAADDPVLAKVNGAEIKKSDVAMAEEELGPSLAQMDPATKDENVLSFLIDMKIVGKAAEDKKIADSEEFKKRLAFARTRLLMDSLLAQEGKAATTPDAMKKVYDEASKQITGEQEVRARHILVETEDEAKAVKAELDKGADFAELAKKKSKDPGSADGGDLGFFTKEQMVPEFSAVAFALEPGKISDPVKSQFGWHVIKVEEKRNRKAPDFEQVKAQIEQYVTRKAQADYVAKLRTEAKVERLDQPAADAAKDAKPADAAKPSDSKMAPPAKK
- the secA gene encoding preprotein translocase subunit SecA — protein: MIGALARKFFGSANDRRVKGYQSRVNAINALEAEVSKLSDEALKARTEDFKKQLAEGKTLDDLLVPAFATVREAAKRTLGQRHFDVQLIGGMVLHEGDIAEMKTGEGKTLVATLAVYLNALAGKGVHVVTVNDYLARRDSGWMGQIYGFLGMTTGVIVHGLDDAERKAAYACDITYGTNNEYGFDYLRDNMKYRLEDMVQRPHFYAIVDEVDSILIDEARTPLIISGPLDDRSDFYNTIDGFLPKLDKTDYDVDEKQRTVTLTEAGMEKIETLLRDAGQLKGESLYDVENVSIVHHINQALRAHTLFTRDKDYIVRDDEVVIIDEFTGRMMAGRRYSEGLHQALEAKEHVQVQPENQTLASITFQNYFRMYEKLAGMTGTALTEADELFDIYKLEVVEIPTNVPIGRLDEDDEVYRTHKEKYTAILAEIERANSRLQPVLVGTASIEKSEVLAEFLKQNGYKQIDFGKENALDKLYAAARAGKPAKLFAVLNARFHEQEAYIVAEAGVPGAITIATNMAGRGTDIKLGGSLEMRIPKETAGIEDEAEKARKIEQIKADVERFRDIVLKAEEVVEIEPAKGSKPAKTVTKPGGLYIMGSERHESRRIDNQLRGRSGRQGDPGRSKFFLSLEDDLMRIFGSDRLDSMLQRLGLQEGEAIIHPWINKALEKAQQKVEARNFDIRKNLLKFDNVQNDQRKVIFDQRVDLMKDESVAETVNDMRHAFIDDLVAKHVPEHAYAEQWDVAGLKEELKRVLDLDLPVDEWAKEEGIADEELLTRIENRADEHMAAKVAQWGPDVMRYVEKTILLQTLDHLWREHLIMLDHLRQVIGLRGYGQRDPLQEYKTEAFNLFQEMSAHLREAVTAQLMRVEIVPPEQEAPTLPPMEAHKFDPNTGEDEMAVANVSLGAQTSDAALRDPNNPASWGKVGRNEDCPCGSGKKYKHCHGRYA